One Gossypium hirsutum isolate 1008001.06 chromosome A11, Gossypium_hirsutum_v2.1, whole genome shotgun sequence genomic window carries:
- the LOC107897666 gene encoding probable inactive receptor kinase At5g10020, producing the protein MNLPISFAFSSYLLLLLLFSGVASASGFDPSELRSLLEFKKGIKTDPFDKVLSVWDPDSRPDPTSWTGVTRDPNSDSIVSLNLDRLGLVGDLKFHTLTPLKNLQNLSLSGNAFTGRVAPALGSITSLQHLDLSNNQFIGTIPGRIMDLYELNYLNLSGNKFDGGLPAGFRNLQQLRVLDLHNNALRGDIGQLFTELRNVEHVDLSYNAFYGGLSVAVENVSSLANTARFVNLSHNQLNGGFFKEEAIGLFKKLQVLDLGDNLIAGSLPSFGSLPGLRVLRLGTNQLFGPVPVELLEGSVPLEELDLSRNGFTGSVRVINSTTLKVLNLSSNQLSGDLPSSLRSCEIVDLSGNTISGDISVMENWEASLVILDLSSNKLSGSLSNSSHFEDLNTLNLRNNSLTGALPPLLVTSPRLSVVELSFNQLTGPIPGSFFTSTTLKSLNLSGNHLSGAIPIQGSRVNELLVMSSYLQMESLDLSYNSLTGGLPSEIGNIAALKLLNLADNDLSGQLPSELSKLSNLEYLDLSGNNFKGKIPDRLSTDLNGFNVSYNDLSGPIPENLRGFPRSSFSPGNRLLIFPHGMPSANSAQVQPPDHAGHHNSKSNVRVSIIVGSVVAAVMIVFVLLAYHRAQVKEFRGRSGFSETTTVGDAKLGGFSRPSVFKFHSNVQTPQTSLSFSNDHLLTSKSRSLSGQQEFVAEIVEHDAPERATTSSAYVNTNLVDNEPTTSGRKSSPGSPLPSSPHFIESCEQPAILDVYSPDRLVGELFFLDTSLKFTIEELSRAPAEVLGRGSHGTLYKATLRNGHMFTVKWLRVGLVKNKKEFAKEVKRIGSVRHPNFVPVRAYYWGPREQERLLLADYIDCDSLALHLYETTPRRYSPLSFSQRLKIGIEVARCLLYLHDRGLAHGNLKPTNILLTDSNFHVCITDYCLHRLMTPTGTAEQILNLGALGYRAPELALASKPVPSLKADVYAFGVILMELLTRRSAGDIISGQSGAVDLTDWVKLCDEEGRGMDCIDRDIAGGEEHTKAMDELLAISLKCILPVNERPNIRQVFEDLCSISV; encoded by the exons ATGAATCTCCCTATTTCTTTCGCTTTCTCTTCTTATCTTCTTTTGTTACTGTTGTTTTCGGGAGTAGCCTCTGCATCTGGCTTCGACCCGTCGGAGCTCCGATCTTTACTCGAGTTCAAAAAAGGCATCAAAACCGATCCCTTTGATAAGGTACTCTCCGTATGGGATCCGGATTCCCGACCCGACCCTACTTCATGGACCGGCGTCACCCGCGACCCGAATTCTGATTCTATCGTTTCCCTCAACTTAGATCGTCTCGGCCTTGTCGGAGACCTCAAGTTCCACACTCTCACTCCCCTCAAGAACCTCCAAAACCTCTCCTTGTCAGGTAACGCTTTCACGGGTCGGGTCGCACCCGCATTGGGGTCGATAACCTCTCTGCAACATTTGGATCTGTCCAATAATCAGTTCATCGGCACGATCCCTGGCCGGATCATGGACCTTTAcgagttaaattacttgaatttgTCGGGTAACAAGTTCGACGGTGGGTTACCGGCTGGGTTCCGAAATTTACAGCAATTAAGAGTGTTAGATTTACACAACAATGCGCTTCGAGGCGATATAGGCCAGTTATTCACTGAGTTAAGGAATGTTGAACACGTTGATTTAAGTTATAACGCGTTTTATGGGGGCCTGTCTGTGGCAGTTGAAAATGTGTCTAGTTTGGCCAATACAGCGCGCTTTGTGAACTTGAGTCATAACCAGTTGAATGGTGGGTTTTTCAAAGAGGAAGCGATTGGGTTGTTTAAGAAATTGCAAGTTTTGGATTTGGGTGATAATTTGATTGCTGGGTCGTTGCCAAGTTTCGGGTCTTTGCCGGGTTTACGCGTTTTGAGGTTGGGAACAAATCAGCTCTTCGGCCCGGTGCCAGTGGAGTTGTTAGAGGGCTCTGTTCCGCTGGAAGAGTTGGATCTCAGTCGCAATGGATTTACTG GTTCAGTGCGTGTAATTAACTCTACAACTTTGAAAGTTCTGAACCTTTCTTCTAATCAGTTGTCTGGTGATTTGCCTTCATCTCTAAGAAGCTGTGAAATAGTCGATTTAAGTGGCAACACGATCTCTGGTGACATATCTGTTATGGAGAACTGGGAAGCCTCTTTGGTTATTCTTGACTTGAGTTCAAACAAGTTGTCAGGAAGCCTGTCAAACTCGTCTCACTTTGAAGACTTAAACACCTTAAATCTTAGGAATAATTCCCTTACCGGTGCATTGCCTCCTCTATTGGTTACCTCTCCAAGATTATCTGTTGTTGAACTCAGTTTTAATCAACTCACTGGGCCTATTCCTGGTAGTTTCTTCACTTCTACAACATTGAAAAGCCTGAATCTTTCAGGAAATCATTTAAGTGGAGCAATTCCTATTCAAGGTTCACGTGTTAATGAATTACTTGTTATGTCATCTTATCTGCAAATGGAGTCTCTTGATCTCTCCTACAATTCTTTGACTGGTGGTTTGCCTTCAGAGATTGGTAATATAGCTGCCCTCAAACTGCTGAATCTTGCAGACAATGACTTATCAGGCCAGTTGCCTAGTGAATTAAGCAAACTTAGTAATCTGGAATACCTTGATTTATCTGGAAACAACTTTAAAGGAAAAATCCCTGACAGGCTTTCGACCGATCTTAATGGATTTAATGTGTCCTATAATGATCTTTCAGGTCCTATTCCTGAAAATTTGAGAGGCTTCCCTCGATCTTCATTTTCTCCAGGAAACAGGTTGCTAATTTTCCCTCATGGCATGCCGTCAGCAAACTCTGCTCAAGTTCAGCCCCCTGATCATGCAGGACATCATAACTCAAAGAGCAATGTTAGAGTATCAATTATTGTTGGCTCAGTTGTAGCTGCTGTAATGATTGTTTTTGTATTATTGGCTTATCACCGAGCGCAAGTTAAAGAATTTCGTGGAAGAAGTGGATTTAGTGAAACGACTACTGTAGGTGATGCTAAGTTGGGCGGGTTTTCACGACCTTCTGTTTTCAAGTTCCACTCTAATGTTCAAACACCACAAACTTCGTTGAGCTTTTCAAATGATCACTTGCTTACTTCAAAATCTAGGTCATTGTCTGGACAGCAAGAATTTGTTGCTGAAATTGTTGAGCATGATGCACCTGAGAGAGCCACAACCTCTTCAGCATATGTGAATACTAATCTTGTAGATAATGAGCCAACAACATCTGGGAGGAAATCCTCCCCAGGCTCTCCATTACCATCATCGCCACATTTTATAGAATCATGTGAACAGCCTGCGATATTGGATGTGTACTCACCAGATCGTTTGGTTGGAGAATTGTTCTTTCTGGATACTTCTTTAAAATTCACTATTGAGGAGTTATCTCGAGCTCCAGCAGAAGTTCTTGGCAGAGGCAGCCATGGAACTCTATATAAAGCTACTCTGCGTAATGGACATATGTTTACTGTGAAGTGGTTGCGTGTAGGATTGGttaaaaataagaaagaatttGCTAAGGAAGTAAAAAGGATAGGATCTGTAAGGCATCCTAACTTTGTTCCTGTCCGAGCATACTATTGGGGGCCAAGGGAACAAGAGAGGCTTCTCCTAGCAGATTATATTGACTGTGATAGCTTGGCTTTGCATCTCTATG AGACTACTCCTCGGAGGTACTCCCCGTTATCATTTAGCCAAAGACTGAAAATTGGCATAGAAGTTGCTCGATGTTTGTTATACCTCCATGATAGAGGCCTGGCACATGGAAACCTAAAACCGACGAATATACTCCTTACTGACTCCAATTTCCATGTTTGCATCACTGATTATTGCCTTCACCGGCTGATGACACCAACTGGCACTGCAGAGCAGATATTGAATCTGGGAGCCCTTGGATATCGTGCTCCAGAGCTGGCTCTTGCATCTAAACCAGTCCCATCACTGAAGGCAGATGTGTATGCTTTTGGAGTGATCCTGATGGAATTGTTAACGAGAAGAAGTGCGGGAGACATAATATCGGGACAATCAGGTGCGGTCGATCTGACAGATTGGGTTAAATTGTGTGATGAAGAAGGGCGGGGAATGGACTGTATTGATAGAGACATTGCAGGTGGGGAAGAACACACGAAAGCGATGGATGAATTGCTAGCCATATCACTCAAGTGTATTCTTCCTGTAAATGAAAGGCCTAACATTAGACAAGTATTTGAGGATCTCTGTTCTATATCCGTTTGA
- the LOC107897660 gene encoding protein HEAT INTOLERANT 4 translates to MRKGAKRKAASHEQEEKQVKASSSSQENLNNNNRKPAPKAKLAKTSKPQPEPEYFEDKRNLEDLWKAAFPVGTEWDQLDSVYQFNWNFSNLEDAFEEGGKLYGKKVYLFGCTEPQLVPYKGENKVICIPVIVAVESPFPPSDKIGINSVQREAEEIVPMKQMKMDWVPYIPLEKRDSQVDRLKSQIFILSCTQRRVALKQMKIDRLKKYEYCLPYFYQPLKEDELEQSTEVQIIFPAEQKPVFCEFDWELDELDEFTDKLIEADELDKDQKDAFKDFVKEKVREAKKANRQAREARRKALEEMSEETKAAFQNMRFYKFYPVHTPDTPDVSNVKAPFINRYYGKAHEIL, encoded by the exons ATGAGGAAGGGAGCTAAGAGAAAAGCCGCTTCTCATGAGCAAGAGGAGAAGCAAGTAAAGGCTTCGTCTTCTTCGCAAGAGAATCTCAACAACAACAACCGTAAACCTGCTCCCAAAGCTAAGCTTGCTAAGACCTCCAAGCCTCAGCCCGAGCCTGAGTATTTCGAAGATAAGCGTAACTtg GAAGATTTATGGAAAGCTGCATTCCCTGTTGGAACAGAG TGGGATCAACTGGACTCTGTTTACCAATTCAACTGGAACTTTTCGAATTTAGAA GATGCATTTGAAGAGGGGGGGAAACTATATGGAAAGAAAGTTTATCTCTTTGGTTGTACAGAGC CTCAATTGGTCCCTTACAAAGGAGAAAACAAAGTCATTTGTATACCTGTGATTGTGGCT GTTGAGTCTCCTTTCCCACCTTCAGATAAGATTGGTATTAACTCAGTGCAGAGAGAAGCTGAAGAGATTGTTcccatgaaacaaatgaaaatggaCTGGGTTCCATATATTCCACTTGAGAAAAG AGACAGCCAAGTTGATAGATTGAAATCTCAAATATTCATCTTAAGCTGCACTCAAAGAAG GGTTGCTTTGAAACAAATGAAAATAGATCGTCTCAAGAAATACGAGTATTGTCTGCCTT ATTTTTACCAGCCTTTGAAGGAAGATGAGCTTGAACAAAGCACTGAGGTTCAAATAATTTTTCCAGCAGAACAAAAGCCG GTTTTTTGTGAATTTGATTGGGAGTTGGATGAACTTGAT GAGTTTACTGATAAACTGATAGAAGCAGATGAATTAGATAAAGATCAAAAGGATGCTTTTAAG GATTTTGTCAAAGAGAAAGTTCGAGAAGCAAAAAAAGCTAATCGGCAG GCAAGAGAAGCTCGCAGAAAAGCCCTTGAAGAAATGAGTGAGGAAACTAAAGCAGCATTTCAGAACATGAGATTTTACAAGTTCTATCCTGTTCACACTCCGGATACTCCTGATGTGTCAAATGTAAAG GCTCCTTTCATAAACAGGTATTACGGGAAGGCACATGAGATTCTCTAA